One segment of Ziziphus jujuba cultivar Dongzao chromosome 12, ASM3175591v1 DNA contains the following:
- the LOC125418539 gene encoding WAT1-related protein At3g28050 isoform X2: protein MGEVALLPVVGMVMAECAQAGLMIVSKVAMSDGMNNLIFVFYSNLLASPLLLFFSFLFYRSDRPQLTSSIHAGFFLLGLLGMEKLDWRSTSSLAKSVGTIVSISGAFIVTFYEGPSLLMTSQSVNLSHAQLPVQQPNWIVGGLFLLADCIMTSAWVIVEAKILRKYPVVLIVVFFYCLYVAVLSGSISFIVERDPSAWSLKPNVRLLAVLYSAVFGSAFQVGVCTWCLKRTGPVFVAMFKPLGIVITVIVGVIFMGEAIYFGRLIGAIIIVAGFYSVMWGKAKEAKVDEDAGISILESNRQQAPLLQNGIEN from the exons ATGGGGGAGGTTGCTCTACTTCCAGTTGTTGGAATGGTGATGGCAGAGTGTGCACAAGCCGGGCTTATGATTGTAAGCAAAGTGGCCATGTCTGATGGCATGAACAACCTCATCTTTGTCTTCTACTCCAACTTACTTGCCTCTCCTCTCctcctctttttttccttcctcttCTACAGGTCAGACCGACCTCAACTCACTTCCTCCATCCATGCTGGCTTTTTCTTGCTTGGTCTACTTGG GATGGAAAAATTAGATTGGAGAAGCACCAGTAGCCTAGCTAAGTCCGTAGGAACCATAGTTTCAATTTCAGGGGCATTCATTGTGACCTTCTACGAGGGGCCCTCACTTCTTATGACATCCCAATCGGTTAACTTGTCTCATGCACAACTACCCGTGCAACAGCCTAACTGGATCGTTGGAGGATTGTTTCTTCTAGCCGATTGCATTATGACTTCAGCTTGGGTCATTGTAGAG GCAAAGATCCTCAGGAAATACCCGGTTGTATTGATTGTGGTCTTTTTTTACTGCCTCTATGTGGCTGTTCTGTCTGGATCAATCTCTTTCATTGTAGAAAGagatccaagtgcttggagctTGAAACCTAACGTCAGGTTGCTTGCTGTCCTATACTCG GCTGTTTTTGGCTCTGCATTCCAAGTTGGTGTATGTACATGGTGCCTAAAAAGGACAGGTCCTGTTTTTGTAGCAATGTTCAAGCCTTTGGGGATTGTGATTACGGTTATAGTTGGTGTTATCTTCATGGGGGAGGCTATCTACTTTGGAAG ATTGATTGGAGCAATTATAATTGTCGCTGGCTTTTACTCTGTGATGTGGGGAAAAGCCAAAGAAGCAAAGGTTGATGAGGATGCTGGGATAAGTATTTTGGAATCAAATAGGCAGCAGGCACCTCTCCTGCAAAATGGTATTGAAAACTAG
- the LOC125418539 gene encoding WAT1-related protein At3g28050 isoform X1 yields MGEVALLPVVGMVMAECAQAGLMIVSKVAMSDGMNNLIFVFYSNLLASPLLLFFSFLFYRSDRPQLTSSIHAGFFLLGLLGFFCQFFGYTGINYSSPTLGTAMLNLVPAFTFIFAITLRMEKLDWRSTSSLAKSVGTIVSISGAFIVTFYEGPSLLMTSQSVNLSHAQLPVQQPNWIVGGLFLLADCIMTSAWVIVEAKILRKYPVVLIVVFFYCLYVAVLSGSISFIVERDPSAWSLKPNVRLLAVLYSAVFGSAFQVGVCTWCLKRTGPVFVAMFKPLGIVITVIVGVIFMGEAIYFGRLIGAIIIVAGFYSVMWGKAKEAKVDEDAGISILESNRQQAPLLQNGIEN; encoded by the exons ATGGGGGAGGTTGCTCTACTTCCAGTTGTTGGAATGGTGATGGCAGAGTGTGCACAAGCCGGGCTTATGATTGTAAGCAAAGTGGCCATGTCTGATGGCATGAACAACCTCATCTTTGTCTTCTACTCCAACTTACTTGCCTCTCCTCTCctcctctttttttccttcctcttCTACAGGTCAGACCGACCTCAACTCACTTCCTCCATCCATGCTGGCTTTTTCTTGCTTGGTCTACTTGG CTTTTTTTGTCAGTTCTTTGGGTATACTGGGATTAATTATAGCTCTCCAACTCTTGGCACTGCAATGCTCAACCTCGTCCCAGCTTTTACCTTCATATTTGCAATTACTTTAAG GATGGAAAAATTAGATTGGAGAAGCACCAGTAGCCTAGCTAAGTCCGTAGGAACCATAGTTTCAATTTCAGGGGCATTCATTGTGACCTTCTACGAGGGGCCCTCACTTCTTATGACATCCCAATCGGTTAACTTGTCTCATGCACAACTACCCGTGCAACAGCCTAACTGGATCGTTGGAGGATTGTTTCTTCTAGCCGATTGCATTATGACTTCAGCTTGGGTCATTGTAGAG GCAAAGATCCTCAGGAAATACCCGGTTGTATTGATTGTGGTCTTTTTTTACTGCCTCTATGTGGCTGTTCTGTCTGGATCAATCTCTTTCATTGTAGAAAGagatccaagtgcttggagctTGAAACCTAACGTCAGGTTGCTTGCTGTCCTATACTCG GCTGTTTTTGGCTCTGCATTCCAAGTTGGTGTATGTACATGGTGCCTAAAAAGGACAGGTCCTGTTTTTGTAGCAATGTTCAAGCCTTTGGGGATTGTGATTACGGTTATAGTTGGTGTTATCTTCATGGGGGAGGCTATCTACTTTGGAAG ATTGATTGGAGCAATTATAATTGTCGCTGGCTTTTACTCTGTGATGTGGGGAAAAGCCAAAGAAGCAAAGGTTGATGAGGATGCTGGGATAAGTATTTTGGAATCAAATAGGCAGCAGGCACCTCTCCTGCAAAATGGTATTGAAAACTAG
- the LOC107434612 gene encoding WAT1-related protein At1g70260 isoform X2 produces the protein MQESQREGEKGIWEVVPFVVMVVMEGCTIALTIFAKTVMTKKGMSPFVFVVYMHALSSLILLPYSFIFHYKDRITISQNLAFLGLSYSSPIVVCAMGLLIPSLSFILSIILRKTKLDWRNSSFRAKVTGTIISFMGATMVELYKGPLIRKSKLSSSSHPSYPTINKFLIYSSKPEYWVLGGILLATSSLSVSVWNNVQVGTVKQYPQVMKLVSFYSLFGTIQSAMLCLFLERNPDAWKLKVDTELLLIGLSAVFAGLIRSHVHMWCMQLKGPFYVPIFKPFGIVFATIFGVILSAVHYGSVIGAIIIGTGYFGVMYGQLKEEELEAQQDDKVKIMESCEDEKVPLLQEENIV, from the exons ATGCAAGAGAGtcagagagaaggagagaaagGGATATGGGAGGTGGTGCCATTTGTAGTTATGGTGGTAATGGAAGGTTGTACCATAGCTCTAACCATTTTTGCAAAGACTGTGATGACCAAAAAAGGAATGAGTCCATTCGTCTTTGTTGTTTATATGCACGCCCTTTCCTCTCTCATCCTCCTTCCCTATTCCTTCATTTTTCACTACAAGGacag GATAACTATATCTCAAAACCTCGCATTTCTTGGCCTATCTTATAGTTCTCCTATTGTTGTATGTGCAATGGGCCTTTTGATCCCTTCTTTGTCCTTCATTCTTTCTATCATTCTCAG aaaaacaaaactaGATTGGAGAAACTCAAGCTTCCGAGCCAAAGTAACAGGGACAATAATATCATTCATGGGAGCAACAATGGTGGAACTCTATAAAGGTCCACTCATAAGAAAGTCTAAACTTTCTTCATCTTCACATCCATCTTATCCCACAATCAACAAATTTCTTATATACTCCTCAAAACCTGAATATTGGGTTCTCGGTGGCATTTTACTTGCAACTTCTTCTCTGTCTGTCTCTGTTTGGAATAATGTACAG GTGGGAACTGTAAAACAGTACCCACAAGTAATGAAACTGGTCTCTTTTTATAGCTTATTTGGGACAATTCAATCTGCAATGTTGTGTTTATTTCTGGAAAGAAACCCGGATGCCTGGAAACTGAAAGTTGATACGGAACTGCTTCTCATTGGGTTATCA GCAGTTTTTGCGGGTTTAATTAGGAGCCATGTCCACATGTGGTGCATGCAATTGAAAGGCCCGTTTTATGTCCCCATTTTCAAGCCATTTGGCATTGTTTTTGCCACCATTTTTGGTGTAATCCTCTCTGCTGTTCATTATGGCag TGTGATAGGAGCAATTATAATTGGAACGGGGTACTTCGGTGTTATGTATGGGCAATTGAAAGAAGAGGAATTAGAAGCCCAACAAGATGATAAGGTGAAAATCATGGAATCTTGCGAAGATGAGAAAGTGCCTCTCTTGCAAGAAGAAAACATTGTATAG
- the LOC107434612 gene encoding WAT1-related protein At1g70260 isoform X4, translated as MQESQREGEKGIWEVVPFVVMVVMEGCTIALTIFAKTVMTKKGMSPFVFVVYMHALSSLILLPYSFIFHYKDRTQQPFFTSSLFLRLSFMGLTGITISQNLAFLGLSYSSPIVVCAMGLLIPSLSFILSIILRKTKLDWRNSSFRAKVTGTIISFMGATMVELYKGPLIRKSKLSSSSHPSYPTINKFLIYSSKPEYWVLGGILLATSSLSVSVWNNVQVGTVKQYPQVMKLVSFYSLFGTIQSAMLCLFLERNPDAWKLKVDTELLLIGLSCDRSNYNWNGVLRCYVWAIERRGIRSPTR; from the exons ATGCAAGAGAGtcagagagaaggagagaaagGGATATGGGAGGTGGTGCCATTTGTAGTTATGGTGGTAATGGAAGGTTGTACCATAGCTCTAACCATTTTTGCAAAGACTGTGATGACCAAAAAAGGAATGAGTCCATTCGTCTTTGTTGTTTATATGCACGCCCTTTCCTCTCTCATCCTCCTTCCCTATTCCTTCATTTTTCACTACAAGGacag AACACAGCAACCATTCTTCACTTCCAGTCTCTTCCTCCGACTCTCCTTCATGGGCTTAACGGG GATAACTATATCTCAAAACCTCGCATTTCTTGGCCTATCTTATAGTTCTCCTATTGTTGTATGTGCAATGGGCCTTTTGATCCCTTCTTTGTCCTTCATTCTTTCTATCATTCTCAG aaaaacaaaactaGATTGGAGAAACTCAAGCTTCCGAGCCAAAGTAACAGGGACAATAATATCATTCATGGGAGCAACAATGGTGGAACTCTATAAAGGTCCACTCATAAGAAAGTCTAAACTTTCTTCATCTTCACATCCATCTTATCCCACAATCAACAAATTTCTTATATACTCCTCAAAACCTGAATATTGGGTTCTCGGTGGCATTTTACTTGCAACTTCTTCTCTGTCTGTCTCTGTTTGGAATAATGTACAG GTGGGAACTGTAAAACAGTACCCACAAGTAATGAAACTGGTCTCTTTTTATAGCTTATTTGGGACAATTCAATCTGCAATGTTGTGTTTATTTCTGGAAAGAAACCCGGATGCCTGGAAACTGAAAGTTGATACGGAACTGCTTCTCATTGGGTTATCA TGTGATAGGAGCAATTATAATTGGAACGGGGTACTTCGGTGTTATGTATGGGCAATTGAAAGAAGAGGAATTAGAAGCCCAACAAGATGA
- the LOC125418539 gene encoding WAT1-related protein At3g28050 isoform X3: MLNLVPAFTFIFAITLRMEKLDWRSTSSLAKSVGTIVSISGAFIVTFYEGPSLLMTSQSVNLSHAQLPVQQPNWIVGGLFLLADCIMTSAWVIVEAKILRKYPVVLIVVFFYCLYVAVLSGSISFIVERDPSAWSLKPNVRLLAVLYSAVFGSAFQVGVCTWCLKRTGPVFVAMFKPLGIVITVIVGVIFMGEAIYFGRLIGAIIIVAGFYSVMWGKAKEAKVDEDAGISILESNRQQAPLLQNGIEN, from the exons ATGCTCAACCTCGTCCCAGCTTTTACCTTCATATTTGCAATTACTTTAAG GATGGAAAAATTAGATTGGAGAAGCACCAGTAGCCTAGCTAAGTCCGTAGGAACCATAGTTTCAATTTCAGGGGCATTCATTGTGACCTTCTACGAGGGGCCCTCACTTCTTATGACATCCCAATCGGTTAACTTGTCTCATGCACAACTACCCGTGCAACAGCCTAACTGGATCGTTGGAGGATTGTTTCTTCTAGCCGATTGCATTATGACTTCAGCTTGGGTCATTGTAGAG GCAAAGATCCTCAGGAAATACCCGGTTGTATTGATTGTGGTCTTTTTTTACTGCCTCTATGTGGCTGTTCTGTCTGGATCAATCTCTTTCATTGTAGAAAGagatccaagtgcttggagctTGAAACCTAACGTCAGGTTGCTTGCTGTCCTATACTCG GCTGTTTTTGGCTCTGCATTCCAAGTTGGTGTATGTACATGGTGCCTAAAAAGGACAGGTCCTGTTTTTGTAGCAATGTTCAAGCCTTTGGGGATTGTGATTACGGTTATAGTTGGTGTTATCTTCATGGGGGAGGCTATCTACTTTGGAAG ATTGATTGGAGCAATTATAATTGTCGCTGGCTTTTACTCTGTGATGTGGGGAAAAGCCAAAGAAGCAAAGGTTGATGAGGATGCTGGGATAAGTATTTTGGAATCAAATAGGCAGCAGGCACCTCTCCTGCAAAATGGTATTGAAAACTAG
- the LOC107434607 gene encoding WAT1-related protein At5g40240 — translation MGKVALLPFVGMMMTECAQAGLIIISKVVMSKGMNNLIFIFYSNLLASPILLLFSFLFHRSERPQLTPSIHAGFFLLGVLGFFAQFFGYTGINYSSPTLGTAMLNLVPAFTFIFAITLRMEIFNWRSSSTLAKSVGTIVSITGALIVTLYKGPSLLMTSPSFDLSHAQLLAQQPNWIVGGLFLVVDCIMSSSWTIVEAKILRKYPAGLIVVFFYCFYAAVLSGAVSLIVERDPSAWSLKPNIRLLAVLYSAVFGSAFQVGVSTWCLSRTDPVFVAMFKPVGIVVTVIVGVIFMGETLYFGRIRISVLLFSDAY, via the exons ATGGGGAAGGTTGCTTTGCTTCCATTTGTAGGGATGATGATGACGGAGTGTGCGCAAGCTGGGCTTATCATAATAAGCAAAGTGGTCATGTCCAAAGGGATGAACAAcctcatcttcatcttctactCCAACTTACTTGCCTCTCCTATCCTCCTCCTTTTTTCCTTCCTCTTCCacag ATCAGAGAGACCTCAACTCACTCCCTCCATCCATGCTGGCTTTTTCTTGCTTGGTGTACTTGG CTTCTTTGCTCAGTTCTTTGGATATACTGGGATTAATTATAGCTCTCCAACTCTTGGCACTGCAATGCTCAACCTTGTCCCAGCTTTTACCTTCATATTTGCAATTACTCTAAG AATGGAAATATTCAATTGGAGAAGCTCCAGTACCCTAGCTAAGTCCGTAGGAACCATAGTTTCAATTACAGGGGCACTCATTGTGACCCTCTACAAGGGGCCCTCACTTCTTATGACATCCCCATCGTTTGACTTGTCTCATGCACAATTACTTGCGCAACAGCCTAACTGGATCGTTGGAGGATTGTTTCTTGTAGTGGATTGCATTATGTCTTCATCTTGGACCATTGTAGAG GCAAAGATCCTCAGGAAATACCCAGCCGGACTGATTGTGGTCTTTTTTTACTGCTTCTATGCTGCTGTTCTTTCTGGAGCAGTCTCTTTGATTGTGGAAAGagatccaagtgcttggagctTGAAACCTAACATCAGGTTGCTTGCTGTTCTATACTCG GCAGTTTTTGGCTCTGCCTTCCAAGTTGGTGTATCTACATGGTGCCTAAGCAGGACAGATCCTGTTTTTGTAGCTATGTTCAAGCCTGTGGGGATTGTCGTTACAGTTATTGTTGGTGTTATCTTCATGGGGGAGACTCTCTACTTTGGAAG GATACGTATAtcagtattattattttctgatgCATATTGA
- the LOC107434612 gene encoding WAT1-related protein At1g70260 isoform X3, with the protein MQESQREGEKGIWEVVPFVVMVVMEGCTIALTIFAKTVMTKKGMSPFVFVVYMHALSSLILLPYSFIFHYKDRTQQPFFTSSLFLRLSFMGLTGITISQNLAFLGLSYSSPIVVCAMGLLIPSLSFILSIILRKTKLDWRNSSFRAKVTGTIISFMGATMVELYKASSLSVSVWNNVQVGTVKQYPQVMKLVSFYSLFGTIQSAMLCLFLERNPDAWKLKVDTELLLIGLSAVFAGLIRSHVHMWCMQLKGPFYVPIFKPFGIVFATIFGVILSAVHYGSVIGAIIIGTGYFGVMYGQLKEEELEAQQDDKVKIMESCEDEKVPLLQEENIV; encoded by the exons ATGCAAGAGAGtcagagagaaggagagaaagGGATATGGGAGGTGGTGCCATTTGTAGTTATGGTGGTAATGGAAGGTTGTACCATAGCTCTAACCATTTTTGCAAAGACTGTGATGACCAAAAAAGGAATGAGTCCATTCGTCTTTGTTGTTTATATGCACGCCCTTTCCTCTCTCATCCTCCTTCCCTATTCCTTCATTTTTCACTACAAGGacag AACACAGCAACCATTCTTCACTTCCAGTCTCTTCCTCCGACTCTCCTTCATGGGCTTAACGGG GATAACTATATCTCAAAACCTCGCATTTCTTGGCCTATCTTATAGTTCTCCTATTGTTGTATGTGCAATGGGCCTTTTGATCCCTTCTTTGTCCTTCATTCTTTCTATCATTCTCAG aaaaacaaaactaGATTGGAGAAACTCAAGCTTCCGAGCCAAAGTAACAGGGACAATAATATCATTCATGGGAGCAACAATGGTGGAACTCTATAAAG CTTCTTCTCTGTCTGTCTCTGTTTGGAATAATGTACAG GTGGGAACTGTAAAACAGTACCCACAAGTAATGAAACTGGTCTCTTTTTATAGCTTATTTGGGACAATTCAATCTGCAATGTTGTGTTTATTTCTGGAAAGAAACCCGGATGCCTGGAAACTGAAAGTTGATACGGAACTGCTTCTCATTGGGTTATCA GCAGTTTTTGCGGGTTTAATTAGGAGCCATGTCCACATGTGGTGCATGCAATTGAAAGGCCCGTTTTATGTCCCCATTTTCAAGCCATTTGGCATTGTTTTTGCCACCATTTTTGGTGTAATCCTCTCTGCTGTTCATTATGGCag TGTGATAGGAGCAATTATAATTGGAACGGGGTACTTCGGTGTTATGTATGGGCAATTGAAAGAAGAGGAATTAGAAGCCCAACAAGATGATAAGGTGAAAATCATGGAATCTTGCGAAGATGAGAAAGTGCCTCTCTTGCAAGAAGAAAACATTGTATAG
- the LOC107434609 gene encoding MLP-like protein 423: protein MGSSGKLEVEIEVKASADKFWECIRDSTNLFPKALSHDYKSIDVLEGDGKAPGSIRLITYAEGSPLVKVDKERIDAVDEANKAVSYSVIEGDLVKYYKNFKAFLAVTPKGEGSLVKWACEFEKASEDVPNPDLVKDFAIKNFLEVDSYINTGKAF from the exons atgggTTCCAGTGGAAAGCTTGAAGTGGAAATAGAGGTAAAGGCTTCTGCTGATAAGTTCTGGGAATGCATTAGAGACTCAACCAATCTCTTCCCAAAGGCTCTTTCTCATGATTACAAAAGCATTGATGTCCTTGAAGGTGATGGCAAAGCTCCTGGTTCTATCCGCCTCATAACTTATGCAGaag gttcTCCACTTGTTAAAGTGGATAAAGAGAGAATAGATGCTGTAGATGAAGCAAACAAGGCAGTTTCTTACAGTGTGATAGAAGGAGATCTGGTGAAGTACTACAAGAATTTCAAGGCATTCCTGGCTGTGACTCCAAAAGGAGAAGGAAGCTTGGTGAAATGGGCTTGTGAGTTTGAGAAGGCAAGCGAAGATGTTCCAAATCCAGACCTTGTCAAGGATTTTGCTATTAAGAACTTCCTTGAGGTTGATTCCTACATTAATACTGGCAAGGCCTTTTAG
- the LOC107434612 gene encoding WAT1-related protein At1g70260 isoform X1, which translates to MQESQREGEKGIWEVVPFVVMVVMEGCTIALTIFAKTVMTKKGMSPFVFVVYMHALSSLILLPYSFIFHYKDRTQQPFFTSSLFLRLSFMGLTGITISQNLAFLGLSYSSPIVVCAMGLLIPSLSFILSIILRKTKLDWRNSSFRAKVTGTIISFMGATMVELYKGPLIRKSKLSSSSHPSYPTINKFLIYSSKPEYWVLGGILLATSSLSVSVWNNVQVGTVKQYPQVMKLVSFYSLFGTIQSAMLCLFLERNPDAWKLKVDTELLLIGLSAVFAGLIRSHVHMWCMQLKGPFYVPIFKPFGIVFATIFGVILSAVHYGSVIGAIIIGTGYFGVMYGQLKEEELEAQQDDKVKIMESCEDEKVPLLQEENIV; encoded by the exons ATGCAAGAGAGtcagagagaaggagagaaagGGATATGGGAGGTGGTGCCATTTGTAGTTATGGTGGTAATGGAAGGTTGTACCATAGCTCTAACCATTTTTGCAAAGACTGTGATGACCAAAAAAGGAATGAGTCCATTCGTCTTTGTTGTTTATATGCACGCCCTTTCCTCTCTCATCCTCCTTCCCTATTCCTTCATTTTTCACTACAAGGacag AACACAGCAACCATTCTTCACTTCCAGTCTCTTCCTCCGACTCTCCTTCATGGGCTTAACGGG GATAACTATATCTCAAAACCTCGCATTTCTTGGCCTATCTTATAGTTCTCCTATTGTTGTATGTGCAATGGGCCTTTTGATCCCTTCTTTGTCCTTCATTCTTTCTATCATTCTCAG aaaaacaaaactaGATTGGAGAAACTCAAGCTTCCGAGCCAAAGTAACAGGGACAATAATATCATTCATGGGAGCAACAATGGTGGAACTCTATAAAGGTCCACTCATAAGAAAGTCTAAACTTTCTTCATCTTCACATCCATCTTATCCCACAATCAACAAATTTCTTATATACTCCTCAAAACCTGAATATTGGGTTCTCGGTGGCATTTTACTTGCAACTTCTTCTCTGTCTGTCTCTGTTTGGAATAATGTACAG GTGGGAACTGTAAAACAGTACCCACAAGTAATGAAACTGGTCTCTTTTTATAGCTTATTTGGGACAATTCAATCTGCAATGTTGTGTTTATTTCTGGAAAGAAACCCGGATGCCTGGAAACTGAAAGTTGATACGGAACTGCTTCTCATTGGGTTATCA GCAGTTTTTGCGGGTTTAATTAGGAGCCATGTCCACATGTGGTGCATGCAATTGAAAGGCCCGTTTTATGTCCCCATTTTCAAGCCATTTGGCATTGTTTTTGCCACCATTTTTGGTGTAATCCTCTCTGCTGTTCATTATGGCag TGTGATAGGAGCAATTATAATTGGAACGGGGTACTTCGGTGTTATGTATGGGCAATTGAAAGAAGAGGAATTAGAAGCCCAACAAGATGATAAGGTGAAAATCATGGAATCTTGCGAAGATGAGAAAGTGCCTCTCTTGCAAGAAGAAAACATTGTATAG